The Pseudodesulfovibrio sediminis genome includes the window TCTTCAATCGTTCCGAGCCTTCGCTCACCAGTGGCCGGATCAACAGCCAACATGCCAGAAACATAGATCAGGCCGTTATGAACAATTCCCTGCGAATAATGCCCTGCAGGAGGAGCACACTCGGGCGTGGATATACTTTTCATTAATTACTCCTTGTGATGCATGCGGGACGGGCATGACAGCAAAAACAATCTTAGGCTGCCGGGATATAATCTCTCCCGAGGACATACCCTCGTTCCGCCAGAAACAGCGCGATTTCCTCACGTGCGCCTCGACTGGCGACATAGGGAATGCAAAACGCCTCGCCCGGAGCCGGGATATCATTGCGATCAACCACCTTCACGCCATTGACCACATGACCGATCTTGCGTGGGTCGATATCATAGTATGCCGCGAACTCAATTCCATGAGAGAGTAACATATCTGCACGCTTACGGGTAGTGCGACCTGAACCGAGGATATGCACAACGGAATGATGCGGATTATTGGCCGCAAGCCACCGGACCAGATATTCGGTCTTGATGCGGTAGAAGGCATCCACGTCATAGCGCGGGTGCGTTCGGGACAACCGGGTGGGCGGGTCATTCCAGAGCAACAGCTCCTCATCGACCTTGGCCATGCGCACCCCTGCCTCCAGCCAACGCAGGAGCAGATCGTAATCTTCGGGAAAATCTCCATCGCGGTAGGGACCATACGACTCCACACACTCCCGACGGAACATGATGGACGGGTTGGGCACCGGGAACTCCACGAAACGGTGCAGGTTGATCGCCTCCGGGGTGAGGACCGTGTTGGTCCAGTCCACATAATGGGCATATCCGGCACATTGCGCGCGGCACCCCCCAAAACGGACCCTGCAACCGACCAGCCCCACATCAGGCGTGCTGTCCAGCAACTGCGCCTGTGCGGCCAGACGATCAGGCATCGACTCGTCATCGGCGTCCATGCGGGCGATGTATTGACCGCGAGCAGCCTCAATACCGGCATTGGCAGCGGCAATGACGCCGCCGTGCTCTATGCTGAAAAAACGGATACGGGAATCCCGGCGCGCATACTCGGCCAGAACTCCCGCTGTGTCATCCGTACTGCCGTCATCAACGGCCACCACTTCGAAATCCGTACAGGTTTGCGCGAGCAGACTCGTTAACGCCCTGCCCACGGTCTCCGCGCAATTGTAGCACGGCATGGTCACGGATATCTTTGGAGCGGCCATGATTATGCCGCTGCCTTGGCCTTGCTTTCAGCCACGGCTTTCTTGATGCGACATACCGAGCATATCTCGGCACTGGTGGGTGAACCGCACTCGCTGCACGGGGCAAGCTCGGCTCCTATTTCCTCTTCAAGCCCGGCAAAGGCCGGTTTTCCTTTTTTCAGGAAGCCCTGATAAAATTGGAACTTCTGTCCGGGACTACGATGTTCCAGCTCCCCCCACAACTCCTTGTGATGGGTGAAGCTCGCGCCCGAGGCATAGGGACAGGGATCGGAGTGAATCTCAATACCTTTCAGGAAAGCGTAGTTGGCGGTCTCGAACTCGCTCAGACGAAAGAGCGGTTTGACCTTGCGCACAAACCCTTCGGAAGCGGGCAGAACCGGCCCCTGATCGGACAGATACGCCGTATCCCACCGCAG containing:
- a CDS encoding glycosyltransferase family 2 protein — translated: MAAPKISVTMPCYNCAETVGRALTSLLAQTCTDFEVVAVDDGSTDDTAGVLAEYARRDSRIRFFSIEHGGVIAAANAGIEAARGQYIARMDADDESMPDRLAAQAQLLDSTPDVGLVGCRVRFGGCRAQCAGYAHYVDWTNTVLTPEAINLHRFVEFPVPNPSIMFRRECVESYGPYRDGDFPEDYDLLLRWLEAGVRMAKVDEELLLWNDPPTRLSRTHPRYDVDAFYRIKTEYLVRWLAANNPHHSVVHILGSGRTTRKRADMLLSHGIEFAAYYDIDPRKIGHVVNGVKVVDRNDIPAPGEAFCIPYVASRGAREEIALFLAERGYVLGRDYIPAA